Below is a window of Bordetella genomosp. 9 DNA.
ATCGGCGAATACCTGCGCATTGCGCAATCCTTCGTACGACTTCAGCTGCCGCGCCTCGGTATTGCCTTGGCCGCTCAGGCGATGGCGCAGCGCCACCAACCGCTTCTGCAAGGCGGCGACCTGCAATTCGGCCGGCTTGAGCATGGGATGGTCCTTGTTGCCCAGCGCGCGGATCTTGTCCAGGTTGATCTGCGCGTTGCTCAACTCGCCTTCGAGCTGGCCGGACAGGTTCAACAGCATCGCCACCGACGCCGTCGGATCGATATTGCCGTGCGCGGTGCGCCAGGCCGTCAAGGCGTCCCGGGCCTCCAGCGCCTTCTGCTCCGCGCGCCTGACGGACTCCAGGCTGACCTTCAGCTTGTCGGCCACGCCCTTCTCGTTCAACCGGCTCACGAAATCTTCCGCCAGGTGTATCAGCGCCCTGGAAAGAACGGCGGCGTCTTCGGGCGAAAACGCGCTGACACGCAATACGTCGATCTGCTCCAGCACGTTGAAGGAAACCTGGACCGCCGACTGATAGGCCCGGTAGAGCTCGTCCTCGCTCGCGTCTTCCGCCAGCCGGTTGAACGGGTCCAGGCCGCCATGAGACAGGTAGCGGCGCAGGCCGATGGCCTGGTCCAGCTGGCGCATGCTGTCGCG
It encodes the following:
- a CDS encoding sugar ABC transporter, with the translated sequence MLFIATPRYEAESRFFVQSGAGQQSGGGGAANLLTTGNMAGMLGGFVDGWAVSDFLRSRDSMRQLDQAIGLRRYLSHGGLDPFNRLAEDASEDELYRAYQSAVQVSFNVLEQIDVLRVSAFSPEDAAVLSRALIHLAEDFVSRLNEKGVADKLKVSLESVRRAEQKALEARDALTAWRTAHGNIDPTASVAMLLNLSGQLEGELSNAQINLDKIRALGNKDHPMLKPAELQVAALQKRLVALRHRLSGQGNTEARQLKSYEGLRNAQVFADSNLTLAQQSYQQAMVDALRLQRYLSIIAQPVPTDRPSSPRMPILLLEALAVGFVLMFITRIGLALLRGLRHG